A stretch of the Uranotaenia lowii strain MFRU-FL chromosome 3, ASM2978415v1, whole genome shotgun sequence genome encodes the following:
- the LOC129752680 gene encoding uncharacterized protein LOC129752680: MLKTVHVILDYVNSFAAICVLNEFFYHILADIEGILETTKEELIQNTNRSKAVNIIQNHMNSLEHQIQNTDPNTKLCMNAKKITTAFLKQHPEICVLASDKGNRTVIMNTEDYKRKMTHLVNDSRTYRKTKRDPTSGYQTKNNSFAKRFFDLNLIDKYKRKKLSISNATCPRIYGQPKAHKNELPLRPVIPNITAPTYQLAKFMANILRSSITSEYETKSSFEFCDDINGIKLPDNYIIISLDVVSLFTNIPRHLVISNLIEHWKEINTQINLDLFIEIIEFLMEASYFQFKNTYYVQTFGTAMGSPLSPILAQMVLDTIIGRALKALPFPIPIIRKYVDDLFLAIPKTDIQILLETFNKQEDRIQFTIEEEKEGKLPYLDMVVIRNQDQTLTTEWYTKPIASGRMLNFHSCHQLKHKINVANNFIGRVSYLTSNNHSQDIAQTIHSHLNRNNYPRTLINRLLNLHKKRHQTQSPKKQPSSSPPIAQNTDQPTITQNATTDITNQQTTDECTYRSIPYVPHLSDKLIKSFVKDFPSTKIATRQIITVGQLFSQVKDPKPNGEKTNIIYEIPCQNDCPCVYIGQTKNTLDQRLSGHKSNIKLIDQYIKKKRKTNGTNDQQHQHQHIITNAAPKEKDTTALIDHCLETGHRFNITQTKILDSSFNTHTLKFLEMCHIFNNPNTVNLKTDTNNLNAMYANILNNLKKHNYKTKSLPKIVKNTDSLPPTQTTDNNQTDTQLTNASNTSF, encoded by the coding sequence ATGCTCAAGACTGTTCATGTGATTCTGGATTATGTTAACAGCTTTGCTGCGATTTGTGTTTTGAATGAGTTCTTCTACCACATTCTGGCTGACATCGAAGGAATATTGGAAACAACTAAAGAAGAACTCATTCAAAACACAAATCGCAGCAAAGCTGTTAACATAATCCAGAATCACATGAACAGTCTTGAGCATCAAATCCAAAACACTGACCCTAACACTAAGCTATGTATGAACGCCAAGAAAATAACAACAGCATTCCTCAAACAACATCCCGAAATATGCGTCTTGGCTTCAGACAAGGGTAACAGAACTGTTATCATGAACACTGAAGACTACAAAAGGAAGATGACACATTTGGTTAACGATAGTAGAACGTATAGAAAAACGAAAAGAGATCCCACAAGTGGTTACCAAACGAAGAACAATTCTTTTGCGAAACGCTTCTTCGATTTGAACCTTATAGACAAATATAAACGCAAAAAACTGTCCATTTCGAATGCAACTTGCCCCAGGATATATGGCCAACCCAAGGCTCACAAAAACGAGCTCCCACTAAGACCAGTAATTCCAAATATAACTGCTCCCACTTATCAACTTGCGAAGTTTATGGCTAACATTCTTCGAAGTTCGATAACCAGTGAATATGAAACCAAGAGTTCGTTCGAATTTTGCGATGATATCAACGGAATCAAACTACCAGATAATTATATCATCATATCTCTGGATGTTGTCTCTTTATTCACTAATATACCCCGACATTTAGTCATTAGTAATCTCATCGAACACTGGAAGGAGATCAACACACAAATCAACCTCGACCTGTTCATAGAAATCATAGAATTTCTAATGGAAGCCTCATATTTCCAATTTAAAAACACATATTATGTACAAACTTTCGGCACAGCTATGGGAAGCCCACTGTCACCAATTCTAGCACAGATGGTTCTTGACACGATAATTGGTAGAGCACTTAAAGCGCTCCCTTTCCCGATCCCCATTATTCGGAAATATGTTGACGATTTGTTTCTTGCAATTCCGAAAACTGATATCCAAATACTTCTGGAAACTTTCAACAAGCAGGAAGATAGGATACAGTTCACAATAgaggaagaaaaagaaggtaaactACCCTATCTGGATATGGTAGTCATCCGCAACCAAGATCAAACGCTAACAACGGAATGGTACACAAAACCGATTGCCTCTGGAAGGATGCTCAATTTTCATTCTTGCCACCAGCTTAAGCACAAAATTAATGTAGCCAACAACTTCATAGGCAGAGTATCATACCTAACCAGCAACAACCATAGCCAAGACATAGCACAGACAATCCACTCGCACCTCAATAGAAACAACTATCCCAGAACATTAATCAACAGACTTTTAAACCTGCATAAAAAACGCCACCAAACTCAGTCGCCAAAAAAACAACCCAGCTCATCTCCACCAATAGCCCAAAACACCGACCAACCAACAATCACCCAGAATGCCACCACAGATATCACCAACCAACAAACAACAGATGAATGCACCTACAGATCCATCCCATACGTGCCCCATCTGTCTGACAAACTTATCAAAAGTTTCGTGAAAGATTTTCCGTCCACCAAAATCGCCACGAGACAAATTATAACAGTCGGCCAACTGTTCAGCCAAGTCAAAGATCCAAAACCAAATGGGGAAAAAACTAACATCATCTACGAAATACCTTGTCAAAACGATTGTCCGTGTGTATACATCGGACAAACCAAAAACACCCTGGATCAAAGACTTTCAGGCCATAAAAGTAACATCAAGCTGATCGACCAATACATCAAGAAGAAACGCAAAACCAATGGAACAAACGACcaacaacatcaacatcaacatATCATTACGAATGCAGCACCAAAGGAAAAGGACACCACAGCTCTTATCGACCACTGTCTGGAGACGGGACATAGGTTCAACATAACACAGACAAAAATTCTCGATAGCAGTTTCAACACACATACTTTAAAGTTCCTTGAAATGTGCCACATATTCAATAATCCGAACACAGTCAATTTAAAAACAGATACCAACAATCTTAATGCAATGTACGCTAACATACTAAACAACCTGAAGAAACacaattataaaacaaaatctctcccgaaaattgttaaaaacacaGATTCTCTCCCTCCAACacaaacaacagacaacaatcAAACAGATACCCAACTGACAAACGCAAGCAAcacttcattttga